The following is a genomic window from Hugenholtzia roseola DSM 9546.
TTTGGGCTAACGCTTCAAATTTTTCTTTTTGAACGATTAGTAGCTCCGCCTCTGTTATTGCCTGTATGTTTTCTTGTGTTGGCTCTGCTGTTAGGAAAGAGGAATAAGCTGTCATTAAACTATTTGGAAATGTAATGCAATAAGTAATTTCTTCGTCTTTATCGGAAATATAATAGGAACGAAAACTTCCCGACAAGACAAAGGCTACTTGCTTGCAAGTTTCTCCCTCTTTCATAAAATAGTCTGCTTTTTTTAAAACTTTATAGGTCAATAGCTGAATAAAATCATCTATCTCTTTGTCTGTCAATACTTTGTAAGATTTCAAATAT
Proteins encoded in this region:
- a CDS encoding Crp/Fnr family transcriptional regulator — its product is MKTESVKQYLKSYKVLTDKEIDDFIQLLTYKVLKKADYFMKEGETCKQVAFVLSGSFRSYYISDKDEEITYCITFPNSLMTAYSSFLTAEPTQENIQAITEAELLIVQKEKFEALAQKSTNWLNFLKIIAEQQYIELEKRIFQLQKSEAAKRYENLMKNQPAYFQKIPLQYLASYLGISQRHLSRIRKEHTF